The DNA sequence GCCGCACAGAATACATTGGTCAGGGTCATAGCGGTAAAACGGATGAGACATATCGACTTCATAGCCCTTAGAACGATGCGGACGCGTCTGGTGCTCAATCCCCATCATTTCTGCTGTGTTATGTACACGGCAGTTGCCATTGTTATTGTCACATACAGTGCAGTACAGCAGATGGTTTTCTAAAATACGGTCCATTGCTTCCTCTTGGGCGCCTTTGGCGATTTCAGACGAGGTGGCAATGTCCATGCCGTCTTCCACAACTGTAGAGCATGCACGCATCAGATTGCCATTCACTTCACACATACAAGTATCACAGCTCTGTACCGGTCCAAGAACCTCGGAATAGCATATATGCGGATGTTCGATTTCCTGCTGCATGAGATAATCTAAAATACGAGTTCCTTCTTCAACCTGGTGTGCTGTTCCGTTGATCAGAACATTCACTTTTTCCCCCACGGTAAAGCCTCCTTAGTAAAAAAACAAATCTATCCAAAAAACAAGAGTAATTATCAGCTGGCTTTCTTAATACTTGATTTTGCTCTCATAGATGATTGAAGAGAATCTTTATGAACCATCCAGTAAGCCAATGCTACGAAGACTCCTCCGCCAATGGCATTTCCAATGGCAACCGGTACAAAGTTTGCAGCATAATCAGCCCATGTGAAGCTCCCTGCAAAGATGGCTGCAGGAATGATAAACATATTGGCTACAACGTGCTGGAAGCCGATGGCAACAAATGCCATGATCGGGAACCAGATCGCAAGAATCTTACCGCCGATATCATCAGCTCCGAAAGCAAGCCAGATGCCTAAACAAACGAGCCAGTTACAGCCAACAGCGGATATTAGAGTCGGCCAGAATGCCTGATCTATTTTTGCTCCCGCAACTGCTATAGTTTTAGTCAGGAATGCACCTGTTTCCGTCATTCCAACAACATGTCCAAAGAAATAAGCTACAAAGATTGAACCAATAAAATTACTAACCAAAACCAGCAGCCAATTCCTGCCCAGCTGCTTAAACGTCGCGCGCTTCGCCATCACAGCCAGCGGCAGTGCCATCATATTGCCTGTCAGCAATTCTCCGCCGGCAATAATGATCAGCATCAACCCTACCGGGAACACGGCTCCGCCAATAAGCGAGCTGAAAGTGCCCCATTCATGCGGCAGGTCAGCAACAACCCGGATATATAATAAGAAACCTAAAGAAATAAAAGCTCCACCTAAAAATCCTAAAATGAGTGTGTGCGCCGGCCGCATGGTAGCCTTCTTCACCCCAGCTTCAACCGCCATTTCGGCGATCTGCTGTGAACTATGAAATGCCATATTTCTTCCCCCAATTATTGTCTTTATGGTCCACAATACATAAGGCATAAGGCTGCCTCTTAGGACCATCTCTCTAGAACCAGCCTGCCGTATTAAAGGGCATATGAACGAGAACACAAAAAAAGCCCACTATAAAAAGGCCCCATGCATTTGCATGTACCGTTTTACAGTGGGCTGAAAGCTTAGCATTATGTAATACCAGCAAACCTTCCCGCTTCATACGAAATGAAAGAACAGGATGTACAGTCAATGTTAATTAACTAACATCAATGAACGTTTCATCCTCTATAACTTTTTAATTCTATCATAGATTCTTCGATTTGCGAATAGTTCTTGAACTTTTTTACAGGGGATACTGTCTATAAAGTATCTTTAAGTAAACGTTGACTCTTTTTGTTCCTCTATTCGTTGTTGTGTTCCTAATGAGGGCTGATGGTTTCCGCTCCAGACACTTCGCTTTCCGCGGGGCGGAGTTGAGGGGGCTGGACTCTTATATCTTGTCCAGCAATTTTCAAGTATAATGAACCATATCTGATCATGCATACAATACTTCTTAAAGAGAATTCTATCCATATGACGAAAAAACAAAAAAACGGGGTTAAATAATGAGTAAAAGTTTTGCGGATTATCATTTAAGCGAAGAAATACAAAGGGCACTGGGTGTGTTAAAATACGAATCTCCAACAGAGGTACAAAGCAAGGTCATTCCATTGGCGATGGAAAAGCAGGATCTTGTGGTGAAGGCTCAAACCGGAAGCGGGAAGACCGCCTCCTTCGGTATTCCTGTCTGCGATATGGTTGAATGGGAAGAAAAAAGCCCGCAGGCTTTGATCCTTACCCCAACAAGGGAGCTCGCCGTTCAGGTTCGTGAAGATATTACGAATATCGGCCGTTTCAAACGCATCAAAGCAGTGGCCGTCTACGGAAAAGAACCTTTTACAAAGCAAAAGGAAGAATTGAAGCAGAAAACGCATGTGGTCGTTGGGACGCCAGGACGGGTTATGGACCATATCGACCGGGAAACGCTCGTCCTGGATCGAATACAGTATCTGATCATCGATGAAGCGGATGAGATGCTTAATAGAGGGTTCATCGATGAAGTGGAAGCCATCATTAAAGAGCTTCCTTCAGACCGGGTGACCATGGTTTTTTCTGCTACCCTGCCTAAAGATGTTGAAGCTCTTTGCCACGAATATATGAAAGACCCTGTTCACGTTGAGATTGAATCAACCGGGGTAACCGCTGAGACGATCGAACATCTCCTAATGGAAGTAAAGCAGGAAGATAAGATTTCGCTCCTTAAAGACATCACAGTTACAGAAAATCCTGACAGCTGCCTCATTTTCTGCCGGACTAAAGAACATGTTGATACAGTGTACACTGAACTGGATGGTGCTGGATATTCCAGTGAGAGGCTCCATGGCGGACTGGAGCAGGAAGACCGGTTTGCGGTTATGGAAGGCTTTAAAATGGGGAACTACCGCTATCTTGTGGCCACCGATGTAGCTGCCAGAGGGATTGATATTGATAATGTGAGCCTTGTCATTAACTATGATGTCCCAATGGAAAAAGAAAGCTATGTGCACCGGACCGGAAGAACCGGCCGCGCCGGAAACAAAGGCAAAGCCATTACGTTTGCCACACCTTTTGAAGAAAAATTCCTTAAAGCGATTGAAAGATACATCGGCTTTGAGATTCCTGTCATAGAAGCACCAAGCCAGCAGGATGTTGCTGCCGGAAAAGCTGCCTTCGAAGAAAAAATCAGCGGCAGGCGGGTCGTCAGAAATAATAAAACAGCCCGAATCAACCAGGATATCATGAAGCTCCACTTTACCGGCGGTAAAAAGAAGAAAATCCGTGCCGTTGATTTTGTCGGAACCATCGCCAAAATCCCTGGAGTCACAGCAGACGATATCGGCATCATCACCATCCATGATCAGATGTCATATGTTGATATTCTGAATGGGAAAGGATCGCTGGTTCTGCAGGCTATGGAGAATGCCACGGTTAAGGGGAAGAAATTGAAGGTCAGTAAGGCGATTAAGTAAGAGCCACGGGGACAGACCCCTTGGCTCTTTTTTTCCCCTACTTATAATCATTAATCGGCCCCTGATCCATCAAAACCTCTACCATATTCGAAGCTCCCATTACTAGTCTGGGTCTATACTCAGAGTTGGGTGCACTATAAAGCTCTAATGGGCTTATAATCACTCCATCGTCGGTATTATGGAGTATTCCGGGCACACAGGTATAGATCGTGTCATTATTATTCGCATTCTTGGAGGAAATGGTAACAGAAGTTCCGCTATGGTTATCAATACTCATGGATACCTTGTATCTGTAGAATGACCCTGTTCCATTTGACTGAGCTGAATATACAACAGGCACCACTGCCAGAATATCATTGGTCAGCCTCAATTTAATGACTTCTTTCTTTGTGGATCCGCTGAATCTTCCCACATCCCCCATATGCTCTACTGCTCCATTGCCAAACCTCTTGAGTGGCGGTGTCCCCTGGGCCCCGAACATGGCTACATCTATCTGCCTGCCATTCTTTGTATAAACCAGAGCATAGATATCATAGTCCGTCCCTGTCTTCCAGGAGACTGTCGCCGTAATTTCAGGTGTTTTCTCAATTAACACCGGCTTCTGGCCTTTATCGAGATTTATTTTCCCTTTTGCTTTTTCAAGGCTTATCGGCGGCAGAGTATTTAAGCTGCTTTTCTTTTCAGGGACTGATTGTGTTTTAGCAGGTTCTTTTAAAGCTTGTTTTTCAACAGCTTGAGGTGCAGGAGGCTGTTTTTGCTCCTCAGCTTCAACCTCAACACCGTAAAGTTTACATAAACCTTCAAGGCCTGAATCGAATCCCCGCCACACTGATTTTGCCTTTGTCTGGCCGTTTCTTACATACAATTCCAGTACTACTATTCCGTTTTCATTTTTAAAAACAGATGGGACAAATTGAATCAATTCCCCGCCCGCACTGATCTCCGCCTTTAAATTCCTCACATTGGAAAAGCCGGTATGATTATCCTCGGTTAGCGTGATGGCTATTTTAGCAATCCCTGCAGGCAGTTTACTCATATCAAACTCAAGTTTATGTACCTTTGTCTGACCCACATTCACAGACGGAATAAGAGCAGCGGCTCCAGACAGACTTTTCGGCTGATTATAAAAAATGATCCCGCTGTCTCCCTGTACCTTGCCTGAATCAGTCAGCAGGAAAGCGGTTAAGGAAATATCTATCATATTGGACATTTCGTAGTTGACAGTAACAGTTCCTTTTGGAGAACTTAAAACTGCATTTGCTCCCATCTGAAGCAATGAATTCATATAAACCAACCCTTCTCATAAATGCATTGATGATGTTTTTGCAAGTCGAAATCAAGCAGCCTTGTGGACTAGTAATCTGGTAATTACAGCAATAGGTAATTATTTTTTCTTTTTCAGCTCTAGAAGTGTAGGTGCTATATTCAGCAAAATAGAAATAATCGTCAAAACCCACAACGCCTTCTCCATAGTAGGTACAACATCCATTAAAGCCGGCCAATCTTCACTGTTTACCCAATTAGATACAGCGCTGTATTGTGCACAGAGTGTCAAAGCAGTAAGTGATAATCCCATTGCCATCGCAAATTTGTAATCTTTGCCTGTCATATACATATAAAGATTTATAAAGGTTGCTGCTATGGCAGCAGCTCCTAGTATAAACCACATAATTATACCTCCATCCTATTTTTAGAAGAACATGTATTATTATTTTTCTGTTAATTTCTTCCTATGAGTTGAAAAAGCTCTTCATCTATTCTAGCAAATAATTTTTTTTATTTCAGAAAATTCCTGTCATGCTAACCAAGAAACTGCTGCAACAAAAAGGGACACCAATCCATTTGCGGATTGTGTCCCCATAAACTTTATTATTTAACGTATTCTTTCCAAGTTTCGAAACAGGCAGTCGTAAAACCTGCCTTTCCCCCATCATTCTTCAACCAGGCAGACTTTATACAATTCATCCTTCTCGGTTTTGGTGAGTGCAGCCGTTTCTACTTGTTCTTTCAAATAATCTGCGAACTTATCAAGGGTTTTGCGTATTTCCGGGCCGCAGCCTGAGCCTATTTCTTCAAGCGCCTTAAAAATCGCCTGCATGACTGAAAAATCATCTTTCGCGTAGTAGCTGATCTGCCTGAAGGAAGTATTCAAAAGATCTTCAAATGGCCGATGCGGAATGATAACCTTCATTCTTCCTTCATCATCAGAGATGGCTTTAACCTCCCCGTTTAAATGGCTGGCTGCAGACAGGCAGACACTTAAATAATTGATGCACTGGATGGCTGTATTGGGATCATTAATTCCCGGTGATACCGCCCTCAAGGCCACCTCAGCAATTTTTTGCAGGCCAAATTCCACATCACTATAAGTGGTCCGCTCTATCCCTACGATAACAGCATCCTCAAGGCCTTCCGGTATTTCTTCCTGATTGTGGACACAAAGCAGATCATGTTTTTCCGTAACAAAATGGCCGATTGGCTTGAGAACCTCAATGATGCTTCCCTGTTCAGCGGCATGCTCCATCAGCATGCCTTCATCAATATACTGAATATAGCCAAACCGTCTGGCCTTTACAGCCTTTGCTTCAATGACAACCGACGGCCGGACCTGCAGCAGGGATACACGGTCATCCTGCTCATACCTTTCTTTTTCCTTCTTAATCACATCCAATGCATCGTCAGCAAGCCTCTCAATCAGCTTGCCGACCTGAATGGATGTGGCGACATGGTAGATGAAATAGGCAAAAAATGCGAGGCATATGAACGCAATGATTATGCCAATAGA is a window from the Bacillus infantis NRRL B-14911 genome containing:
- a CDS encoding DEAD/DEAH box helicase; amino-acid sequence: MSKSFADYHLSEEIQRALGVLKYESPTEVQSKVIPLAMEKQDLVVKAQTGSGKTASFGIPVCDMVEWEEKSPQALILTPTRELAVQVREDITNIGRFKRIKAVAVYGKEPFTKQKEELKQKTHVVVGTPGRVMDHIDRETLVLDRIQYLIIDEADEMLNRGFIDEVEAIIKELPSDRVTMVFSATLPKDVEALCHEYMKDPVHVEIESTGVTAETIEHLLMEVKQEDKISLLKDITVTENPDSCLIFCRTKEHVDTVYTELDGAGYSSERLHGGLEQEDRFAVMEGFKMGNYRYLVATDVAARGIDIDNVSLVINYDVPMEKESYVHRTGRTGRAGNKGKAITFATPFEEKFLKAIERYIGFEIPVIEAPSQQDVAAGKAAFEEKISGRRVVRNNKTARINQDIMKLHFTGGKKKKIRAVDFVGTIAKIPGVTADDIGIITIHDQMSYVDILNGKGSLVLQAMENATVKGKKLKVSKAIK
- a CDS encoding TerD family protein, with amino-acid sequence MNSLLQMGANAVLSSPKGTVTVNYEMSNMIDISLTAFLLTDSGKVQGDSGIIFYNQPKSLSGAAALIPSVNVGQTKVHKLEFDMSKLPAGIAKIAITLTEDNHTGFSNVRNLKAEISAGGELIQFVPSVFKNENGIVVLELYVRNGQTKAKSVWRGFDSGLEGLCKLYGVEVEAEEQKQPPAPQAVEKQALKEPAKTQSVPEKKSSLNTLPPISLEKAKGKINLDKGQKPVLIEKTPEITATVSWKTGTDYDIYALVYTKNGRQIDVAMFGAQGTPPLKRFGNGAVEHMGDVGRFSGSTKKEVIKLRLTNDILAVVPVVYSAQSNGTGSFYRYKVSMSIDNHSGTSVTISSKNANNNDTIYTCVPGILHNTDDGVIISPLELYSAPNSEYRPRLVMGASNMVEVLMDQGPINDYK
- a CDS encoding DUF2254 domain-containing protein — protein: MFKQFLFKIKEGTWFIPAVYTLVALILAIGVVYVDYYLNEFYPEIFLVGLDLGKTILGTIAGSLLTMTTITFSTTMVVLTTYSSQFSPRTLENFIQDPVTMRVLGVFIGGFVYCIFTLLFIRESFGNTVASASIGIIIAFICLAFFAYFIYHVATSIQVGKLIERLADDALDVIKKEKERYEQDDRVSLLQVRPSVVIEAKAVKARRFGYIQYIDEGMLMEHAAEQGSIIEVLKPIGHFVTEKHDLLCVHNQEEIPEGLEDAVIVGIERTTYSDVEFGLQKIAEVALRAVSPGINDPNTAIQCINYLSVCLSAASHLNGEVKAISDDEGRMKVIIPHRPFEDLLNTSFRQISYYAKDDFSVMQAIFKALEEIGSGCGPEIRKTLDKFADYLKEQVETAALTKTEKDELYKVCLVEE
- a CDS encoding formate/nitrite transporter family protein, with protein sequence MAFHSSQQIAEMAVEAGVKKATMRPAHTLILGFLGGAFISLGFLLYIRVVADLPHEWGTFSSLIGGAVFPVGLMLIIIAGGELLTGNMMALPLAVMAKRATFKQLGRNWLLVLVSNFIGSIFVAYFFGHVVGMTETGAFLTKTIAVAGAKIDQAFWPTLISAVGCNWLVCLGIWLAFGADDIGGKILAIWFPIMAFVAIGFQHVVANMFIIPAAIFAGSFTWADYAANFVPVAIGNAIGGGVFVALAYWMVHKDSLQSSMRAKSSIKKAS